TCGTCGCCAGCTAATTGGATCGGGCGTCAGGTTCGCCTGACGCCAAGTAAAACCTTTCGGGCCGCACCGTCGGCCCACGTGGTTTCAAGGGGAGCAACACAATGATCAAACGCAATCTGCTGGTGATGGGCCTCGCCGTTCTGTTGAGCGCCTGCGGTTTCCAGCTGCGCGGCACCGGCACCAACGAGCTGTCAATCAAGGAACTTGATCTGAGCGCCCGCAACGCCTACGGCGAAACGGTCACGCAACTGCGTCAGGTGCTGGAGTCGAGCGGCGTCAAGGTTTACAGCGGCGCACCGTACAAGCTGTTCCTGGCTGACGAGCAGGAAAGCCAGCGCATCCTCAGCTACGCCGGTGCTGGCCGTACGGGTGAATATCAAGTCAATACGGTCCTGAACTACGAGATCCGTGGCGACAAAAACCTGCAACTGCTGAGCGACAAGCTGGAAGTGCAGAAAGTGTTCATTCACGACGGTAACAACCTCGTGGGCTCCGATCAGGAAGCCAATGACGCCCGCCGCGAAACCCGCCGCGAACTGGTTCAGCGCATGATGCTGCGTCTGCAGCAACTGACGCCGGGCCAACTGCAACAACTGCAGCAAGCGGCCAATGATCGCGCCAAGGCAGAAGCCGATGCACTGCAAGCGGCGCAAAAGGCTGAAGCGGAAACCCCGCGTCAGTCGCCGCTTGAAATTCCGCAGCAGTAAGACGTTCGGGGCGCTCAGGCGCCCCGTTCGACATTTCTTATGAAGCTCGCTCCCGCTCAACTCGGTAAACACCTGCAAGGTGCTCTCGGCCCCGTCTACATCATCAGCGGCGATGATCCGCTGTTGTGTCAGGAAGCCGCCGACGCCATCCGCAGTGCTGCGCGCCAGCAAGGTTTCGACGAACGCCAGGTCTTCTCTGCCGACGCCAATTTCGATTGGGGCACGCTGTTGCAGGCCGGCGCCAGCATGTCGTTGTTCGCCGAAAAGCGCCTGCTGGAACTGCGCCTGCCCTCGGGCAAACCCGGTGACAAAGGTGCTGCTGCATTCATCGAATACTGCTCGCGTCCCGCTGAAGACACGGTGCTGCTGATCAGCCTGCCCAAGATGGATGGCAGCGCGCAGAAGACCAAGTGGGGCAAGGCGTTGGTCGAAGGCCAGCAAACCCAGTTCATCCAGATCTGGCCGGTAGACGCCAATCAACTGCCGAGCTGGATTCGTCAGCGTCTGTCGCAGGCCGGTTTGTCGGCCAGCCAGGACGCGGTCGAATTGATTGCTGCACGTGTCGAGGGCAACTTGCTCGCCGCTGCGCAGGAAATCGAAAAGCTCAAGCTGATGGCTGAAGGTGGGCAAATCACCGTTGAAACCGTGCAGGCTGCCGTAGCCGACAGTGCGCGATTCGACGTGTTTGGCTTGACTGATGCCGTGCTCAATGGCGAGCCCGCTCACGCATTGCGCATGCTGGAAGGCTTGCGCGGTGAAGGTGTCGAACCGCCGGTGATTCTCTGGGCGCTGGCACGGGAGTTGCGCCTGCTGGCCAACATCTCGTTGCAATACAGCCAGGGCACCCCGCTGGACAAGTGCTTCAGTCAGGCGAAACCGCCGGTCTGGGACAAGCGCAAACCACTGATGAGCAAAGCCCTGCAGCGCTATTCGGCGCAACGCTGGGCGCAATTGTTGCTCGAAGCGCAGCGTATTGATGCGCAGATCAAAGGCCAGGCTGCCGGTTCGCCGTGGATGAGCCTGAGTCGCTTGGCATTGTTGATGTCCGGCCAGCGTCTGACACTCCCCGCCGAATAATCTGTTGTAGCGCATAACGGCCATTCGCTAGCAGGCTCGCTCCCACATTGAAATGCATTCCAAATGTGGGAGCGAGCCTGCTAGCGAAAGCGCCAGAACATTCCCACACAACAGGCACTGGACAGACGCCCGACATCGGCAGATTATTTCCCCCGCAAAACCCACTCACTCGAGAGAATCCTCATGAGCAAAAAGCCATCGAAACATGGCCCCAACAAGGCCAAATCCATCGTCGCCCAACCCCTGTTCCGCAGTCGTCAGGAACGACCAACCAAGGGTAAAGGCAGCTACCGCCGCGAAGCCTTCCAGTCTGACAGCTGGGAGGCTTCTTACTTTCTGGCCGCTTAAAGCGCAGTACCCCCTGGTCATGTTAAGGTCTGCACCTGATTCGTTTTCCTGGAACTGTGCATGCCCCTAAGTCTTTCCCGTCGTTGGCCTGTTCGCCAATTGATCGCTGCCTCCAGCTTCATTTTGCTTGTCGCCTGTGCGGAAAAACCCACCGCCGCCGATGCGCAACCCCTTCAAGCCGCGCCTGTCGCCACGGCCCCAGCGATCATCCCGCCGGTAGTGCCGTCCGCCGACCCACTTGATCTTCAGCCGACCCAGACTTTTGCCGAATGGCAGGCAGGCTTTCGCAAAGATGCACTGGCCGCCGGGATTCGCGCCGACCTGTTCGATCGCGCCTTTGCCAATGTCAGCTTCGACGCCAGTGTGATTCGTGCCGACCGCAGTCAGCCGGAATTCTCCCGCCCGGTGTGGGAATACCTCGACGGCGCGCTGTCGCCTCTGCGCGTGCGCAAGGGCCAGGCACTGATCAGCCAGTACGCCGATATTCTGCAAAGCATCGAACAGCGTTATGGCGTTGACCGCCAGGCGCTGGTCTCGGTGTGGGGCATGGAAAGCAACTTCGGCCAGTTCCAGGGCAGCAAGTCGGTGATCAACTCGCTGGCCACCCTCGCCTACGAGGGCCGCCGTCCGGGCTTTGCCCACGCTCAATTGATCGCCGCCCTGCAGATCCTGCAACAGGGCGATATCACGCCGGAGAAGATGCTCGGCTCGTGGGCTGGCGCGATGGGTCAGACCCAGTTCATTCCGACCACCTACAATACCCATGCCGTGGACTTTGACGGCGATGGCCGCCGCGATATCTGGGGCAGCCCTGCCGATGCGCTGGCATCAACTGCGCATTACCTGCAAAGTTCCGGCTGGCAGCGTGGCCAGCCATGGGGTTTTGAGGTGCAATTGCCGAGCAGTTTCAATTACACGCTGGCTGATGGCGCGATTCGCAAGAGCGTCGCCGAATGGCGTCTGTTGGGCGTGACTCTGCCGAATGGCGGTCAGGTGCCAGCAGGCTCTGAACAGCTGTCTGCCGCCCTGCTACTGCCGGCTGGTTATCGTGGGCCGGCGTTCCTGATCCTCGACAACTTCCGCGCGATCCTCAAGTACAACAACTCGTCGTCGTACGCGCTGGCAGTGAGCCTGTTGTCCGAGCGTTTCAGCGGTGGCGGCTTGATCAACGGCAGTTGGCCGAAAGATGACCTGCCGCTGAGCCGCACCGAGCGTATGGAATTGCAGACCTTGCTGAGCGCACGCAATTACGATGCCGGCACAGCGGACGGGATCATTGGTGCCAATACGCGTAAAGCGATTCGCAGTGCCCAGCAATCGTTTGGCTGGCCGGCGGACGGGTATCCGACGCACAAGTTGCTGGAAAGCCTGCGAGGACAATAAAGCAAGATCAAAAGATCGCAGCCTGCGGCAGCTCCTACAGGGATCGCATTCCAATGTAGGAGCTGCCACAGGCTGCGATCTTTTGCTTTATCGGGTCACTACATCCTGCTCAAGCATCAATTCCTGCTTCCCCGCATCCAGCCGCACCAACGCACCCATCGGCAGCGTCAGGTTCGGATCGCAATGGCCGCTGCGCCACCCTGACAACACCGGAATCCGCAACGGCTCGAAGGTCTGCTTGAGCAAGCGGTTCAGCGCTTCAATATCCACTCCCGCAACATCCCCGACCAACACGCCACGCAACTTCGCCAACTTGCCGGCCAGACGCATCTGGGTCAGCAGGCGGTCGATGCGATACAGCGGCTCGTTGATGTCTTCGATCAGCAGAATCACCCCCTCGACATCGATTTCGTAAGGCGTACCCAACGTCGAAGCGATCATCGCCAGATTACCGCCGAGCAAGCGTCCGTGCGCGATGCCAGGTTCGACGGTAGTCAACGGATAAGCCACCGGATGGCTCAGCACACTCCCCGCCTTCAATTGCCCGCGCAGCATGGCGAAGAACGAAGTCACCGTCGGCGGCTCTTTGTCGCCCAACAGATCGGCGTTGAGCAGTGGCCCGTGAAAGGTCACAAATCCGGCATAACGACTGATGGCCAGATGCAGCGCAGTGATATCGCTGTAGCCGACGAAGGGCTTGGCGTTGCGGCTCAGCAGGTCGTAGTCGATGCGGTCGAGCAATCGCGGCGTGCCGTAGCCACCGCGCAGGCAAATGATCGCATCGACCTCGGGATCAGCGAACGCCGCGTGCAGGTCACGCAGGCGCACATCGTCACTGCCGGCCAGATAGCCGTCCTTTTCATAGACACCGGGAAACACCTTCAGCCCATAGCCACGGGCGCGCATCCATTGCAGCGCCTTGTCGGTGTCCAGAGTACCGGGACCGGCAGGTGCAATAACGCCGATCAGTCCCTCTGAAGGCAGTGCGGGCACGGCTCTGTGCGGACAAAGTGTGTGGGTCGGTCGAACGGTCATCCTTGGATCTCCCTGTGAAGTCATGCACACACAGTAGTCAGGAACGGCGGCAAACAGAAGAGGGTCAGGCACGCCGTGGATTGAATGAAAAATCAGCAGAGAAGGTAATCCGGGCAAAAAAATGCCCGCCGGGCATTAAAGCCTCGGCGGGCATTTTTTCATTCAGCGCGGGATCAGGAACCCAGCAGCTCAGCCTTGACCAGCTTGGCCTGCTCGTCGGCGTGGTACGAAGAACGCACCAACGGGCCCGACGCAACGTTCTTGAAGCCCATCTTGTAACCTTCCTCGGCGAACCAGGCGAAAGTGTCCGGGTGCACGAATCGCTGCACCGGCAAGTGGCTGCGCGAAGGCTGTAGGTACTGACCGAGGGTCAGCATGTCGATGTCGTGTTCGCGCATGCGCTTCATGACTTCGATGACTTCCTCGTCGGTCTCGCCCAGCCCCAGCATCAGGCCGGATTTGGTCGGAATGTGCGGCATCATCTGCTTGAAGCGCTGCAGCAGGGTCAGCGACCACTGGTAATCCGAACCCGGACGCGCAGCCTTGTACAGGCGCGGCACGGTTTCCAGGTTGTGGTTGAACACATCCGGCGGCTCGGCTGCGGTGATTTCCAGGGCAACATCCATGCGACCACGGTAGTCCGGAACCAGAGTTTCCAGCTGCACGTTCGGCGACAGTTTGCGGATTTCGCGGATGCAATCGGCAAAGTGCTGGGCACCGCCGTCACGCAGGTCGTCGCGGTCAACCGAAGTGATCACCACGTACTTGAGCTTGAGGTCGGCAATGGCGATGGCCAGGCTTTCCGGCTCGTTGACGTCCAGTGGCTTCGGACGACCGTGGCCAACGTCGCAGAACGGGCAGCGACGGGTGCAGATGTCACCCATGATCATGAAGGTCGCGGTGCCGCCGGAGAAGCACTCGCCGAGGTTCGGGCAGGACGCTTCTTCGCAAACGCTGTGCAGCTTGTGCTTGCGCAGCAGGCTCTTGATCCGGTCGACTTCCGGCGAAACCGGGATGCGGACGCGAATCCAGTCAGGCTTTTTCGGCAGCTCGGTGGTCGGAATGATCTTTACCGGGATGCGTGCAACCTTCTCGGCGCCGCGCAGCTTGACGCCGGCTTCTACCTTGGGACGCGGGGCCGGGCGCTCGGTCACGTCGAGCGTCGGGATCATGGTTTGCACTGCATCAGTAGTCATATCAGTCGATTCCGCCCGTCAGGGTCGTCTGCTCAGCATAGTCGAGGTGTTTGACGAGCTGCGCGCGCAGCCGGGCACTTACCTCGGCAAATTCAATCGATCCTGCGTGATCGCTCAGCTGGGTCATCGCCAGCCCGGCATAGCCGCAGGGATTAATCCGTCGAAACGGTTCCAGGTTCATATCCACGTTCAGGGCCAGGCCATGAAAGGAACAACCGTGGCGAATCCGCAAACCCAGAGAAGCGATTTTCGCTCCATCGACATAGACGCCGGGAGCATCTGGCTTGGCTGCAGCGGTTACGCCGTAGCTGGCCAGCAGTTCAATCAGGCAAAGCTCCATGCGGCTGACCAGATCACGCACGCCGAAACCCCGCTTGCGCACATCCAGCAGCAGATAGGCCACCAACTGGCCGGGACCATGATAAGTCACCTGCCCGCCGCGATCGACCTGCACCACCGGGATATCGCCCGGCAGCAACAGGTGTTCGGCCTTGCCGGCCTGGCCCTGAGTGAACACCGGTGGGTGCTCGACGAGCCAGATTTCGTCGGCGGCATCGCTGCCGCGTTCGTTGGTGAAGCGCTGCATGGCATGCCAGACCGGCTCGTAGGCCATCTGGCCGAGCTCACGAAAGCCCAGCGTGCCCGGCATCACAACACCATATGCACGAAGCCGGTCGCCCGCAGTTCGCTGTTGATGTTGTACAGCTGATCCTGGTCGGTCGCGACGATGTGCAACTGAATGGTGGTGTACTTGCCGTTGGTACTTTGACGCTCGTCGATGCGCTCATCATTGATGGTCGCATGTTTTTTGACGATGTCGATGATCTTGTCTTTGTTGCCCACACCGGTATCGCTGATCACCTTAACGGGATAATCCGTGACAGGGAATTCGATCTTTGGCGCCTTTACTTCGGTATCGGTCATGGCGTAACGGCCTCTTGAGCGCAAGCCGTGATAACGCGCATGGCCCCGCACCGGATCGGGGCGGGGCCATGCAGGTCAACACAAATCAGTTGAACAAGCCGTAGAAGAATAGACGGATGCTATCC
This region of Pseudomonas sp. R84 genomic DNA includes:
- a CDS encoding DUF493 domain-containing protein; this encodes MTDTEVKAPKIEFPVTDYPVKVISDTGVGNKDKIIDIVKKHATINDERIDERQSTNGKYTTIQLHIVATDQDQLYNINSELRATGFVHMVL
- the holA gene encoding DNA polymerase III subunit delta, with amino-acid sequence MKLAPAQLGKHLQGALGPVYIISGDDPLLCQEAADAIRSAARQQGFDERQVFSADANFDWGTLLQAGASMSLFAEKRLLELRLPSGKPGDKGAAAFIEYCSRPAEDTVLLISLPKMDGSAQKTKWGKALVEGQQTQFIQIWPVDANQLPSWIRQRLSQAGLSASQDAVELIAARVEGNLLAAAQEIEKLKLMAEGGQITVETVQAAVADSARFDVFGLTDAVLNGEPAHALRMLEGLRGEGVEPPVILWALARELRLLANISLQYSQGTPLDKCFSQAKPPVWDKRKPLMSKALQRYSAQRWAQLLLEAQRIDAQIKGQAAGSPWMSLSRLALLMSGQRLTLPAE
- the arfA gene encoding alternative ribosome rescue factor ArfA, with amino-acid sequence MSKKPSKHGPNKAKSIVAQPLFRSRQERPTKGKGSYRREAFQSDSWEASYFLAA
- a CDS encoding LD-carboxypeptidase, which produces MTVRPTHTLCPHRAVPALPSEGLIGVIAPAGPGTLDTDKALQWMRARGYGLKVFPGVYEKDGYLAGSDDVRLRDLHAAFADPEVDAIICLRGGYGTPRLLDRIDYDLLSRNAKPFVGYSDITALHLAISRYAGFVTFHGPLLNADLLGDKEPPTVTSFFAMLRGQLKAGSVLSHPVAYPLTTVEPGIAHGRLLGGNLAMIASTLGTPYEIDVEGVILLIEDINEPLYRIDRLLTQMRLAGKLAKLRGVLVGDVAGVDIEALNRLLKQTFEPLRIPVLSGWRSGHCDPNLTLPMGALVRLDAGKQELMLEQDVVTR
- the lipB gene encoding lipoyl(octanoyl) transferase LipB yields the protein MPGTLGFRELGQMAYEPVWHAMQRFTNERGSDAADEIWLVEHPPVFTQGQAGKAEHLLLPGDIPVVQVDRGGQVTYHGPGQLVAYLLLDVRKRGFGVRDLVSRMELCLIELLASYGVTAAAKPDAPGVYVDGAKIASLGLRIRHGCSFHGLALNVDMNLEPFRRINPCGYAGLAMTQLSDHAGSIEFAEVSARLRAQLVKHLDYAEQTTLTGGID
- the lptE gene encoding LPS assembly lipoprotein LptE produces the protein MIKRNLLVMGLAVLLSACGFQLRGTGTNELSIKELDLSARNAYGETVTQLRQVLESSGVKVYSGAPYKLFLADEQESQRILSYAGAGRTGEYQVNTVLNYEIRGDKNLQLLSDKLEVQKVFIHDGNNLVGSDQEANDARRETRRELVQRMMLRLQQLTPGQLQQLQQAANDRAKAEADALQAAQKAEAETPRQSPLEIPQQ
- a CDS encoding lytic murein transglycosylase, coding for MPLSLSRRWPVRQLIAASSFILLVACAEKPTAADAQPLQAAPVATAPAIIPPVVPSADPLDLQPTQTFAEWQAGFRKDALAAGIRADLFDRAFANVSFDASVIRADRSQPEFSRPVWEYLDGALSPLRVRKGQALISQYADILQSIEQRYGVDRQALVSVWGMESNFGQFQGSKSVINSLATLAYEGRRPGFAHAQLIAALQILQQGDITPEKMLGSWAGAMGQTQFIPTTYNTHAVDFDGDGRRDIWGSPADALASTAHYLQSSGWQRGQPWGFEVQLPSSFNYTLADGAIRKSVAEWRLLGVTLPNGGQVPAGSEQLSAALLLPAGYRGPAFLILDNFRAILKYNNSSSYALAVSLLSERFSGGGLINGSWPKDDLPLSRTERMELQTLLSARNYDAGTADGIIGANTRKAIRSAQQSFGWPADGYPTHKLLESLRGQ
- the lipA gene encoding lipoyl synthase; this translates as MIPTLDVTERPAPRPKVEAGVKLRGAEKVARIPVKIIPTTELPKKPDWIRVRIPVSPEVDRIKSLLRKHKLHSVCEEASCPNLGECFSGGTATFMIMGDICTRRCPFCDVGHGRPKPLDVNEPESLAIAIADLKLKYVVITSVDRDDLRDGGAQHFADCIREIRKLSPNVQLETLVPDYRGRMDVALEITAAEPPDVFNHNLETVPRLYKAARPGSDYQWSLTLLQRFKQMMPHIPTKSGLMLGLGETDEEVIEVMKRMREHDIDMLTLGQYLQPSRSHLPVQRFVHPDTFAWFAEEGYKMGFKNVASGPLVRSSYHADEQAKLVKAELLGS